The following proteins are encoded in a genomic region of Agromyces sp. CF514:
- a CDS encoding three-helix bundle dimerization domain-containing protein, with the protein MEQKKATEQHAVTEVVDRLAEKYPSVDRDEIARIVADEYTNLDGKPVRDFVPVLVEKSAKKRVKQVAKA; encoded by the coding sequence ATGGAGCAGAAGAAGGCGACCGAGCAGCACGCCGTCACCGAAGTGGTCGACCGTCTCGCCGAGAAGTACCCCTCGGTGGACCGCGACGAGATCGCCCGCATCGTCGCCGACGAGTACACCAACCTCGACGGCAAGCCCGTGCGCGACTTCGTTCCCGTGCTCGTCGAGAAGAGCGCCAAGAAGCGCGTGAAGCAGGTCGCCAAGGCCTGA
- a CDS encoding helix-turn-helix transcriptional regulator — protein sequence MAPAEPDEASDVHCRLDELLALRGMTLTRLSELVGVSVVNLSVLKNDRARAIRFSTLQAICEALDCEIGELLVRRPRAAT from the coding sequence ATGGCACCCGCCGAGCCCGACGAGGCATCCGATGTGCATTGCCGGCTCGACGAGCTGCTCGCCCTCAGGGGCATGACGCTCACGAGGCTGAGCGAGCTCGTCGGGGTCTCGGTCGTGAACCTCAGCGTGCTGAAGAACGACCGGGCGCGCGCCATCCGCTTCTCGACGCTCCAGGCGATCTGCGAGGCCCTCGACTGCGAGATCGGAGAGCTGCTGGTGCGGCGCCCTCGGGCGGCTACTTGA
- a CDS encoding acyl-CoA desaturase, whose protein sequence is MSGDAGRVIKTHARSAAPRGTAEAGPNSDFTDLARLVRSEGLMRRRYGYYWTKLSTVPLLIGTAIAVFIWIGDTWWQMFTAAAFAFLFTQIAFLGHDAAHRQIFRSGRWNDWTSLVLGDLFVGMSYGWWQHKHTRHHANPNRIGSDPDIDLPVIAFTPAQAARHRPALLRWTIAHQGAFFYPILLLEGLSLHVSSVHRVFQREHVARRPIEIGFLAVRIIGYLALVFLVLSPDRAFVFLAIQLGLFGFYMGISFAPNHKGMPLVPAELRLDFLRRQAIMSRNIRGNRLLDFAMGGLNYQIEHHLFPSMPRPHLRRAAPLIASYLRERDVPYTQTTLWHSYGIVFRYINRVGLGDRDPFECPLLAQRETPGTAPLSTGIRPA, encoded by the coding sequence ATGTCCGGCGACGCAGGACGAGTGATCAAGACCCACGCCAGATCGGCCGCACCGCGCGGCACGGCAGAGGCGGGCCCGAACAGCGACTTCACCGACCTCGCGCGGCTCGTCAGGTCGGAGGGGCTGATGCGTCGGCGCTACGGCTACTACTGGACGAAGCTCTCGACGGTGCCGCTGCTGATCGGCACGGCGATCGCGGTGTTCATCTGGATCGGCGACACGTGGTGGCAGATGTTCACCGCCGCTGCCTTCGCTTTCCTCTTCACGCAGATCGCCTTCCTGGGTCATGACGCCGCGCACCGCCAGATCTTCCGATCGGGCAGGTGGAACGACTGGACGAGCCTGGTCCTCGGAGACCTCTTCGTGGGCATGAGCTACGGATGGTGGCAGCACAAGCACACCCGCCATCACGCGAATCCCAATCGGATCGGTTCCGACCCCGACATCGACCTTCCGGTCATCGCGTTCACGCCCGCGCAGGCGGCACGGCACCGACCTGCCCTGCTGCGCTGGACCATCGCACATCAGGGCGCCTTCTTCTACCCGATCCTGCTGCTCGAAGGGCTCTCGCTGCACGTCTCGAGCGTGCACCGGGTCTTTCAGCGCGAACACGTCGCGCGACGCCCGATCGAGATCGGGTTCCTCGCAGTCCGCATCATCGGTTACCTGGCGCTCGTCTTCCTGGTGCTGTCACCGGATCGGGCCTTCGTCTTCCTGGCGATCCAGCTCGGCCTGTTCGGGTTCTACATGGGCATCTCGTTTGCGCCGAACCACAAGGGCATGCCGCTCGTACCGGCCGAGCTGCGCCTCGATTTCCTGCGCCGGCAGGCGATCATGAGCCGCAACATCCGAGGCAACCGACTGCTCGACTTCGCCATGGGCGGGCTCAACTACCAGATCGAGCACCACCTCTTCCCGTCGATGCCGCGTCCGCATCTGCGGCGCGCAGCGCCGCTGATCGCGAGCTACCTGCGCGAGCGAGACGTGCCGTACACGCAGACGACGCTCTGGCACTCGTACGGAATCGTCTTCAGGTACATCAACCGGGTCGGTCTCGGCGATCGGGATCCGTTCGAGTGCCCGCTCCTGGCGCAGCGGGAGACCCCCGGCACAGCGCCTCTGTCGACCGGCATCCGGCCGGCGTAG
- a CDS encoding ATP-dependent Clp protease ATP-binding subunit, translating into MFERFTDRARRVVVLAQEEAKMLNHNYIGTEHILLGLIHEGEGVAAKALESLGISLDAVREQVQDIIGQGQQQPTGHIPFTPRAKKVLELSLREALQLGHNYIGTEHILLGLIREGEGVAAQVLVKLGADLNRVRQQVIQLLSGYQGKEQVQVGANDQQQPQGGSQILDQFGRNLTQAARESKLDPVIGREKEIERVMQILSRRSKNNPVLIGEPGVGKTAVVEGLAQAIVKGEVPETLKDKQLYSLDLGSLIAGSRYRGDFEERLKKVTKEIRTRGDIIVFIDEIHTLVGAGAAEGAIDAASILKPLLARGELQTIGATTLDEYRKHFEKDAALERRFQPIQVQEPSLPHAINILKGLRDRYEAHHKVSITDGAIVAAANLADRYISDRFLPDKAIDLIDEAGARLRLSILSSPPELREFDEKIAVVRAAKETAIEEQDFEKAASLRDEEKNLLGERLRLEKQWKAGDVKTTAVVDEGLIAEVLAQATGIPVFKLTEEESSRLVFMEKALHERVIGQEEAISALSKTIRRTRAGLKDPHRPSGSFIFAGPTGVGKTELAKALAEFLFDDEAAMISLDMSEYGEKHTVSRLFGAPPGFVGFEEGGQLTEKVRRKPFSVVLFDEIEKAHPDIFNSLLQILEEGRLTDGQGRVVDFKNTVIIMTTNLGTKDISSGPVGFALEGDTRTGYDLMRGKVKEELKKHFKPEFLNRVDEIIVFPQLSKPELLQIVDLFLKRLGDRMLDRDMTVELTVPAKERLIELGYDPALGARPLRRAVQREIEDALSEKILHGELNAGDHVHVDFQDGQFVFTTTQRALPVGVGINTGAAIGTGPATPDLAVTSD; encoded by the coding sequence ATGTTCGAGAGATTCACCGACCGAGCCCGTCGTGTCGTCGTCCTGGCCCAAGAAGAGGCCAAGATGCTCAACCACAACTACATCGGCACCGAGCACATCCTGCTCGGGCTCATCCACGAGGGTGAAGGCGTCGCCGCCAAGGCGCTCGAGTCGCTCGGCATCTCGCTCGACGCGGTGCGCGAGCAGGTGCAGGACATCATCGGCCAGGGCCAGCAGCAGCCGACCGGCCACATCCCGTTCACGCCGCGCGCCAAGAAGGTGCTCGAGCTCTCGCTCCGCGAGGCGCTCCAGCTGGGCCACAACTACATCGGCACCGAGCACATCCTCCTCGGCCTGATCCGCGAGGGCGAGGGCGTCGCCGCCCAGGTGCTCGTCAAGCTCGGCGCAGACCTCAACCGCGTGCGCCAGCAGGTCATCCAGCTCCTCTCGGGCTACCAGGGCAAGGAGCAGGTGCAGGTCGGCGCGAATGACCAGCAGCAGCCCCAGGGCGGCTCGCAGATCCTCGACCAGTTCGGCCGCAACCTCACGCAGGCCGCTCGCGAGTCCAAGCTCGACCCCGTGATCGGCCGCGAGAAGGAGATCGAGCGGGTCATGCAGATCCTCTCGCGCCGCTCGAAGAACAACCCCGTGCTCATCGGCGAGCCCGGCGTCGGCAAGACCGCCGTCGTCGAGGGCCTCGCCCAGGCGATCGTCAAGGGCGAGGTGCCCGAGACGCTGAAGGACAAGCAGCTCTACTCGCTCGACCTCGGCTCGCTCATCGCCGGTTCGCGCTACCGCGGCGACTTCGAGGAGCGCCTGAAGAAGGTCACCAAAGAGATCCGCACGCGCGGCGACATCATCGTCTTCATCGACGAGATCCACACGCTCGTGGGCGCCGGTGCCGCCGAGGGCGCGATCGACGCAGCCTCGATCCTGAAGCCGCTCCTCGCGCGCGGCGAGCTGCAGACCATCGGCGCCACCACGCTCGACGAGTACCGCAAGCACTTCGAGAAGGACGCCGCGCTCGAGCGCCGCTTCCAGCCGATCCAGGTGCAGGAGCCCTCGCTGCCCCACGCGATCAACATCCTCAAGGGGCTGCGCGACCGCTACGAGGCGCACCACAAGGTGTCCATCACCGACGGCGCCATCGTGGCTGCGGCGAACCTCGCCGACCGCTACATCAGCGACCGGTTCCTGCCCGACAAGGCCATCGACCTGATCGACGAGGCCGGCGCGCGCCTGCGCCTGTCGATCCTCTCGTCGCCGCCCGAGCTGCGCGAGTTCGACGAGAAGATCGCCGTGGTCCGCGCCGCGAAGGAGACCGCGATCGAGGAGCAGGACTTCGAGAAGGCCGCCTCGCTCCGCGACGAGGAGAAGAACCTCCTCGGCGAGCGTCTGCGTCTCGAGAAGCAGTGGAAGGCGGGCGACGTCAAGACCACCGCGGTCGTCGACGAGGGCCTGATCGCCGAAGTGCTGGCGCAGGCCACCGGCATCCCGGTCTTCAAGCTCACCGAAGAGGAGTCCTCGCGCCTCGTCTTCATGGAGAAGGCGCTGCACGAGCGCGTCATCGGCCAGGAGGAGGCGATCTCCGCCCTGTCGAAGACGATCCGCCGCACCCGCGCCGGCCTGAAGGACCCGCACCGCCCCTCGGGCTCGTTCATCTTCGCCGGCCCCACCGGCGTCGGCAAGACCGAGCTCGCCAAGGCGCTCGCGGAGTTCCTCTTCGACGACGAGGCCGCGATGATCTCGCTCGACATGTCGGAGTACGGCGAGAAGCACACCGTCTCCCGCCTCTTCGGCGCCCCTCCCGGATTCGTCGGATTCGAAGAGGGCGGCCAGCTCACCGAGAAGGTGCGCCGCAAGCCGTTCAGCGTCGTGCTCTTCGACGAGATCGAGAAGGCGCACCCCGACATCTTCAACTCGCTGCTGCAGATCCTCGAAGAGGGTCGCCTGACCGACGGTCAGGGACGCGTGGTCGACTTCAAGAACACGGTCATCATCATGACGACCAACCTCGGCACGAAGGACATCTCGAGCGGGCCCGTCGGCTTCGCCCTCGAGGGCGACACCCGCACCGGGTACGACCTCATGCGCGGCAAGGTGAAGGAGGAGCTGAAGAAGCACTTCAAGCCCGAGTTCCTGAACCGCGTCGACGAGATCATCGTGTTCCCGCAGCTCAGCAAGCCCGAGCTGCTGCAGATCGTCGACCTGTTCCTGAAGCGACTCGGCGACCGCATGCTCGACCGCGACATGACCGTCGAGCTCACGGTCCCCGCGAAGGAGCGACTCATCGAGCTGGGCTACGACCCCGCGCTCGGTGCGCGTCCGTTGCGACGTGCCGTGCAGCGCGAGATCGAGGACGCGCTGTCCGAGAAGATCCTGCACGGCGAGCTCAACGCGGGCGACCACGTGCACGTCGACTTCCAGGACGGCCAGTTCGTGTTCACGACGACCCAGCGGGCGCTCCCCGTCGGCGTCGGCATCAACACGGGCGCGGCGATCGGCACCGGGCCCGCGACGCCCGACCTCGCCGTCACGTCGGACTAG
- a CDS encoding M14 family zinc carboxypeptidase: MTFRHVLSGVGVAAIVGATLVTASAPAAAATPTPGALPITYPISSLVDAPASYPSQPALAVPDDNPADASIARGAVPYDEIAPRLNSLMAASDRISVQVVGQSVLGRDIHLVTITAPETAAETAQQAEWRDEIKHDAAGAASDDALMAGYKVPIWFNANIHGNEWEGTDGVLPYIEHLATAPIEEVADVLDGYRLYFTVTNNPDGRALGQRANGDGFDANRDMITGVTPEARIIRDLSGVIQPTFYVDLHGYTNVLQIEPCGPPHGENYEYDLFLPHAYEAALAIEEAVVDANIPGNTYLTENGSATTTNTGKVKIPYRDIRSGWDDWPPIFTPQFIAYQGAITNTVELPLGRTNNAAQNQANTLVNVAVAELVIETSVDYVVGNAEALLENQIEIFRRGDAGEELRTIAADADPTTIPGPDQWADIWDETDVYRAEFPRGYVIPMGAAQRSTTDAARLVDQLIANGVEVSRATAAFTIDGVEYPAGSYVVDMHQPLRGMANVLLDEGSDISERVPDMYDISAWSLALLWGADVVDVGSTTDAELPMPVEAIEEAAPTGAVPAEGAYLELATAGAAEYQAVNALLDAGVPVSEFEDGSVIVAGSSRDAAQVVADAYGVTFTASDGLRLREEPSRGLDRLTVAYSGTQDDRVTLQRLGFTDIRLVTAATITSGAVDLATADVLWVGGNLAFTGANAAGAAKVQEFLAAGKGVAGKGTAVAAFANAFGLTTVTATSGTSGSNGIVHVADAEGGLLASYTQDTAFVYPAVWYTGLGENAEVEQTYAGDDTFVAGHWADSAGRSTTDAAGQASVVTATAAGGARLAMLGTSVNFRTHPVGSYPSIARSLYWVAGEGAAVVGPVIEEDLTEETRGGVTLPDSVEAGKTAHVVVTGDHEGTAFQTVLFSTPVPLGTQTVVDGGFDVLIPADTAPGTHRLALVTESGELFGWDDFTVTAAVDGETPGGETPVETEAPTDGSGSGTAGSASGDGLADTGFPVALPLGIGAGVLLLGAAAVLFARRRRIGVSAE; this comes from the coding sequence ATGACGTTCAGACACGTCCTCTCCGGTGTCGGGGTGGCCGCCATCGTCGGCGCGACCCTCGTCACCGCATCGGCACCGGCAGCGGCCGCCACGCCGACACCCGGCGCACTGCCGATCACCTATCCCATCTCGTCGCTCGTCGACGCGCCGGCGTCGTACCCCAGCCAGCCGGCGCTCGCCGTGCCCGACGACAACCCGGCCGACGCCTCGATCGCCCGCGGCGCCGTGCCGTACGACGAGATCGCGCCCCGGCTGAACTCGCTCATGGCCGCCAGCGACCGCATCTCGGTGCAGGTCGTCGGGCAGTCCGTGCTCGGCCGCGACATCCACCTCGTCACGATCACCGCACCCGAGACCGCGGCAGAGACCGCACAGCAGGCCGAGTGGCGCGACGAGATCAAGCACGATGCCGCGGGCGCAGCATCCGACGACGCGCTCATGGCCGGGTACAAGGTGCCCATCTGGTTCAACGCGAACATCCACGGCAACGAGTGGGAGGGCACTGACGGGGTGCTGCCCTACATCGAGCACCTCGCGACCGCGCCGATCGAGGAGGTCGCCGACGTGCTCGACGGCTACCGCCTCTACTTCACCGTCACGAACAACCCCGACGGGCGCGCGCTGGGCCAGCGGGCGAACGGCGACGGATTCGACGCGAACCGCGACATGATCACGGGCGTGACCCCCGAGGCGCGCATCATCCGCGACCTGTCGGGCGTCATCCAGCCCACCTTCTACGTCGACCTGCACGGCTACACCAACGTGCTGCAGATCGAACCGTGCGGCCCGCCCCACGGCGAGAACTACGAGTACGACCTGTTCCTGCCGCACGCATACGAGGCCGCCCTCGCCATCGAGGAGGCCGTCGTCGACGCGAACATCCCCGGCAACACCTACCTCACGGAGAACGGCTCGGCGACCACGACCAACACGGGCAAGGTGAAGATCCCCTACCGCGACATCCGCTCGGGATGGGACGACTGGCCCCCGATCTTCACGCCCCAGTTCATCGCCTACCAGGGCGCGATCACGAACACCGTCGAGCTGCCCCTCGGCCGCACGAACAACGCCGCGCAGAACCAGGCGAACACGCTCGTGAACGTCGCCGTCGCCGAACTCGTCATCGAGACCTCGGTCGACTACGTGGTCGGCAACGCCGAGGCGCTGCTCGAGAACCAGATCGAGATCTTCCGCCGCGGCGACGCGGGCGAGGAGCTGCGCACCATCGCAGCCGATGCCGATCCGACGACGATCCCCGGCCCCGACCAGTGGGCCGACATCTGGGACGAGACCGACGTGTACCGTGCCGAGTTCCCCCGTGGCTACGTGATCCCCATGGGTGCCGCCCAGCGCTCGACGACCGATGCCGCACGCCTGGTCGACCAGCTCATCGCCAACGGCGTCGAGGTGTCCCGTGCCACCGCGGCGTTCACGATCGACGGCGTCGAGTACCCGGCCGGCAGCTACGTCGTCGACATGCACCAGCCGTTGCGCGGCATGGCGAACGTGCTCCTCGACGAGGGCTCCGACATCTCCGAGCGCGTGCCCGACATGTACGACATCTCGGCGTGGAGCCTCGCGCTGCTCTGGGGTGCCGACGTGGTCGACGTCGGTTCCACGACCGACGCCGAACTGCCGATGCCCGTCGAGGCGATCGAGGAGGCCGCGCCGACCGGTGCGGTGCCCGCCGAGGGCGCCTACCTCGAACTCGCGACGGCAGGCGCGGCCGAGTACCAGGCCGTCAACGCCCTGCTCGACGCGGGCGTGCCGGTGTCGGAGTTCGAGGACGGCAGCGTCATCGTCGCCGGCTCGTCTCGTGACGCCGCGCAGGTCGTGGCCGATGCCTACGGCGTGACGTTCACCGCATCCGACGGACTGCGCCTCCGCGAGGAGCCGAGCCGCGGCCTCGACCGCCTCACCGTGGCCTACTCGGGCACCCAGGACGATCGCGTCACCCTGCAGCGACTCGGGTTCACCGACATCCGTCTCGTGACCGCCGCCACCATCACCTCGGGTGCGGTCGATCTCGCCACGGCCGACGTGCTCTGGGTCGGCGGAAACCTCGCCTTCACGGGGGCGAACGCCGCGGGCGCCGCCAAGGTGCAGGAGTTCCTCGCCGCGGGCAAGGGCGTGGCGGGCAAGGGCACCGCGGTCGCGGCCTTCGCGAACGCGTTCGGGCTCACGACCGTGACCGCCACGAGCGGCACGAGCGGCTCGAACGGCATCGTGCACGTCGCCGACGCCGAGGGCGGACTGCTGGCCTCGTACACGCAGGACACCGCCTTCGTCTACCCGGCCGTCTGGTACACCGGGCTGGGCGAGAACGCCGAGGTCGAGCAGACCTACGCAGGCGACGACACCTTCGTCGCCGGTCACTGGGCCGACAGCGCAGGGCGTTCGACGACGGATGCCGCGGGCCAGGCCTCGGTGGTCACCGCGACCGCCGCGGGCGGCGCGCGTCTCGCGATGCTCGGCACCTCGGTCAACTTCCGCACGCACCCGGTGGGGTCCTACCCCTCGATCGCCCGCAGCCTGTACTGGGTCGCAGGCGAGGGCGCAGCCGTGGTCGGACCGGTCATCGAGGAGGACCTCACCGAGGAGACGCGAGGCGGCGTGACCCTGCCCGACTCCGTCGAGGCGGGCAAGACCGCGCACGTGGTCGTGACCGGCGACCATGAGGGCACCGCGTTCCAGACGGTGCTCTTCTCGACGCCGGTGCCGCTCGGCACGCAGACGGTGGTCGACGGCGGCTTCGACGTGCTGATCCCCGCGGACACCGCGCCGGGCACGCACCGGCTCGCACTCGTGACCGAGTCGGGCGAGCTCTTCGGCTGGGACGACTTCACCGTGACCGCAGCGGTCGACGGCGAGACGCCCGGCGGCGAGACGCCCGTCGAGACCGAGGCGCCGACCGATGGCTCGGGCTCGGGCACGGCGGGCAGTGCATCGGGCGACGGACTGGCCGACACGGGGTTCCCGGTGGCCCTGCCGCTCGGCATCGGCGCAGGCGTGCTGCTCCTCGGAGCCGCGGCCGTGCTCTTCGCACGCCGACGCAGGATCGGGGTCTCCGCCGAGTAG
- a CDS encoding amino-acid N-acetyltransferase, protein MVNNRVSVRAARTSDVPHILALVEPLVSRRILLGKERVDLYGAIQEFRVAELAETGEIIGAGALHAMWEDLGEVRTLVVADAWLGHGVGHAIVDRLVDDARALGLSRLFCLTFEVDFFARHGFEDMGEETVAPEVYAELVRSHDDGVAEFLDLARVKQNTLGNTRMLKSL, encoded by the coding sequence ATGGTGAACAACCGGGTCAGCGTGCGCGCCGCACGCACCAGCGACGTGCCGCACATCCTCGCACTCGTGGAGCCGCTCGTCTCGCGACGCATCCTGCTCGGCAAGGAACGCGTCGACCTCTACGGCGCGATCCAGGAGTTCCGGGTCGCCGAGCTCGCAGAGACGGGCGAGATCATCGGCGCCGGCGCCCTGCACGCCATGTGGGAAGACCTGGGCGAGGTGCGCACGCTCGTCGTCGCCGATGCCTGGCTCGGCCACGGCGTCGGTCACGCGATCGTCGACCGCCTCGTCGACGACGCCCGTGCGCTCGGCCTCAGCCGACTGTTCTGCCTCACGTTCGAGGTCGACTTCTTCGCCCGGCATGGATTCGAGGACATGGGCGAAGAGACCGTCGCTCCCGAGGTCTACGCCGAGCTCGTGCGCTCGCACGACGACGGTGTCGCCGAGTTCCTCGACCTCGCGCGCGTGAAGCAGAACACCCTCGGAAACACGCGCATGCTCAAGAGCCTCTGA
- a CDS encoding pirin family protein: MSNLERDPVELVCPPERSGAASITVLEPRDVPLGGPRAMNVRRTLPQRGRTTIGAWCFVDHYGPDEVATSGGMVVPPHPHTGLQTVSWLFEGEIEHHDSTGSAEFVRPGAVNLMTAGRGIAHSEVSTPGTTRLHGVQLWVALPSASRDVAPFFEHADTVPVQVDDAVVRVFAGALPGLDDEASVTLFSPLVGAQIELPPGGEAWIELDPAFEHGLLVDRGPVTATIAALESEHDDGAADADPLAVAGHTSHLAANELGHVATGHEGVRLRADDHGPARVILIGGVPFGEELVMWWNFIGRSHDEVAEFRRAWQADVIARGDTDGRFGTVAGFDGDPLPAPELPTVRLKPRA; the protein is encoded by the coding sequence ATGAGCAATCTCGAACGCGATCCCGTCGAGCTCGTGTGCCCGCCCGAGCGCTCCGGCGCCGCCTCGATCACGGTGCTCGAGCCCCGCGACGTGCCCCTCGGCGGTCCCCGCGCGATGAACGTCCGACGCACGCTCCCCCAGCGCGGCCGCACGACGATCGGCGCCTGGTGCTTCGTCGACCACTACGGTCCCGACGAGGTCGCGACCTCCGGCGGCATGGTCGTGCCGCCGCATCCGCACACCGGCCTGCAGACGGTGAGCTGGCTCTTCGAGGGCGAGATCGAGCACCACGACAGCACGGGCAGCGCCGAGTTCGTGCGCCCGGGCGCCGTGAACCTCATGACCGCGGGCCGCGGCATCGCCCACTCCGAGGTGTCCACGCCCGGCACGACGCGCCTGCACGGCGTGCAGCTGTGGGTCGCGCTCCCGAGCGCCTCGCGCGACGTCGCGCCCTTCTTCGAGCACGCCGACACGGTGCCGGTGCAGGTCGACGACGCGGTCGTGCGCGTGTTCGCCGGCGCGCTTCCGGGCCTCGACGACGAGGCATCCGTGACCCTGTTCTCGCCGCTCGTCGGAGCGCAGATCGAGCTCCCTCCGGGCGGCGAGGCGTGGATCGAGCTCGACCCCGCGTTCGAGCACGGACTGCTCGTCGATCGAGGGCCGGTGACCGCGACGATCGCCGCGCTCGAGAGCGAGCACGACGACGGCGCGGCCGACGCCGATCCGCTGGCCGTCGCCGGGCACACGTCGCACCTCGCGGCGAACGAGCTCGGGCACGTCGCGACCGGCCACGAGGGCGTGCGGCTGCGGGCCGACGATCATGGGCCGGCCCGCGTGATCCTCATCGGCGGCGTGCCGTTCGGCGAGGAACTCGTGATGTGGTGGAACTTCATCGGGCGCAGCCACGACGAGGTCGCCGAGTTCCGGCGCGCCTGGCAGGCCGACGTCATCGCGCGCGGCGATACCGACGGGCGTTTCGGCACGGTCGCCGGTTTCGACGGCGACCCGCTGCCCGCGCCCGAGCTGCCGACCGTGCGGCTGAAGCCGCGCGCCTGA